TCCTTCTTGTCGGAATCCCCGCCCTTGGTCAGGTCGTCCCAGTTGGTCACGCCTTTCTTGTTCTTGGCCAGGTTCAGGGTCAGGCCGTCCAGAACAACGGTGCCGATGGCCACGTCGCCAGAGAGCAGGGGCATGATCCGGATGGAGGCTTCTGCGCGGTTGATGCGGACCATTTCGGACGGGGAAAATCCCGGGGCGTTGCCCAGGGCCATGGGACCGACCTTGAGCCCGAGCCACGGGAAGAAGTTGAAGGAGATGTCGCCCTCGAATTTCATTTCCCGGCCGGTCTGTTCCTTGACCGCGTCGGCAATCTGCGACTTGTAGTCGTTGGGGTCGACCGTCAATACCAAAACGATGCAGGCAGCGATGAACAGTGCCGCCAGGGCTCCGATGACAATCAGTCCGATTTTGAGTGCTTTGTTCATGAGTTCGCTCCTAGAAGACTTTTTGCAGGAGTTCGCTGGTCACGGCCAAGTCGCCCGAGCGGACGTCCTTTTCGGTCTTGGCCATATACAGGAACATGGAGTCCAGGGTTTTTTCGGTCAGATAGCTCACCGGGTCGAAGTCCGTTCCGGTCATGGCGGAAAGCTTTTGCGCGGCGTTGAGGGCCGTGCCGGCTCCGGCCTGTTCCAGGGCGGACTTGATCAGCGGGGCGGCGTTGGTGCTCAGGCCGGACCGGGCGCTGTCCTCAAAATAACTGGTCACAGCGTCATCCTTGCCGGACAGCAGTCCGCTCGGGTTGGCGAATTCCATGGTTTTGATGGTTTTCTGAAACAGTTCGCCGATGGCCGGCACAGCTGATTCGGCCGCCGAGTTCAGGTTGGCCAAAAGGTTGGGGGCCACTGTTTCGGCAATCTTTTGGTAACTGTCCGGGAGGGACAGCGACGTGGCTGCGAGTTGAGAGAAGCCGCCGTCCGCGGAGAGGGACTCCACAGCGGAATCCGCGCCCATGGAGAGCAGTTCGCGGAAGGCGCTCTCTATCTGGGACGGGGTTACGGACAACCCGGCGGCCTTGGCCCCGGCGTCACCCGCGGCTTTGAGCGCGTCGCCCCATCCGGCCGAGGCCGGTGCGGCGGACCACGTCAGGGTCAGGACGAGCAAGAGAGTAAGGGTGGGGAGAACGGGATATTTGACGGGCATGGTTGGCTCCTGTTTGCATTGGTGAAATCCCATGCCGAAAGAATACCACGGGCTGACAAGGCTGCCTAGGGGGGAGGTGCCTTTTGGCGATACCTTCTGTTCGCCATGGGCTTATCGCCTCCATGGCTTCAGTATCTCGGGCCACGCTTTATATGCGTTCGATTTTGTTCCGCAGTGTGTTCCGGGAGTAGCCGCCCGGATGGTAAAGCCGTCGATAAGTGCCCGATCCGAGCCGGTAACCACGCGGAAAACGTTGCCAGCCGTCGTATCGTGCAGGCCGATGTCGTCGATACGAATCGGCGCGGGTATGTGGTGGGCTGCGGGAATGGTCGCCAGATGTCCCCCCCGGGGACGTGATGGCGGGAGGGGCCGCCATCGTGCCCGATTCTAGCGCTGCATGGCCAGCCCTTTGATCAGTCCGAAGCAACCGGCCAACATCATGTCGCCGCCCGGAGCCGGGAAGTCCACATCATACCCTTCGAGCATGGCCCTGCGGGGTCCGATGACGAAGGTGGGGGCGAACCCGTCCGCCTCGGCGGGCAGGTCCAGGCAGAGGCAGCCATGTCCCTTCTCGTCGAAGACCTGCTCGAAGGAAAGGCAGCCGCAGCGGAAGGCGGCCAGATCGGCCCATAGTTTCTCGCCGTCCACGCATCCGGTGTGCTGTTCGTACACGCCGTGAATGCGCCCGCCGAAGAGCAGGAAGGCGATCAGGTGCGAGTTGCCGATGTTGACCAGGGTGATGCCGCGCTCATGGCTCAGCCGTTCGATCTCGTCTACATAGAGCGCACCCAGCACGGCGGCCGCGCCGGTGTCGGCCACGGGTCCACCGCCGATGTCCCGTTGCAGGTCCGCAAGGCGGGTCAGCATGGAGGGCGGTTTGGAGTAGACCAGGGCCTCTGGGCGGCCTTCGCCGTCACTGAGCATGGCCTGCCACAACTTGAAACGGCCCATGCGGTTGGATTGTCCGGGGTGGAATCCGTGGTCCTGGGCGCAGGCAGCGATCTGGTCGGGCCAGGGCAGTTCGGCGGCATCCAGGAAGCGGCGCCACCACGCCTCGTCGAAATCGGTCAGCCGGACCGGGCTATATCCGTCCGGACACTCTTCGGCCATGTCGATGCCCATGGAGGCCATGCGCGTCAGGTCGTCTGCCATGGTGTAGGCCGCGCTTTCGCTTGTGGCCACCTTCAGCCCCGCCTTGAGGTGACCGTTCACGAACCGGGTCACGCCGCCGCCCATGTTGCTGCCGTGCAACCAGATGGGCTTGCCCTGCATGCGCAGGGCCTCGATGCGGCGGCCGATCTGCAGGGCCGGGGAAGGGATGACGAATTTGGGACAGTTTTCTATCTCCCTGTCAGGGGAGTACAGCAGCACGTCCTGCGTGCCGCTGCCGATGTCGAGGCAGAGTGTGGTTGTCACGTGGCTTCTCCTTGGATGTCCGGCCTTGGTTACACCGCGCGCAGGGTCAAGGCAAGGGGGCGCGCTTTCCCTGTCGGGTTGACACCGGCTCGGCCCGAAGTCATGGTGCGTCATGCCCGTCAGAGTCTTCCTTTACATTCTTCTGGGACTGACCCTGTTCACCCTGCTGCGCTATGGCATCTTTCTGTTGTCCAATGCCCTGGCCGGCCGGCTCGGGCTCATCCGCAAGGAGACGGGCGGACTGGGGGCGACCGTGGCGCGCGGCGTGGTCACGGCCATGGCCGCCGATGTGGTCGCCCTGCCGAGCATCGTTTTCCTGGCCCTGCCAGAGCGTCCCGCCGCACCCACCGGCACGCCGGTGCTCATGGTCCACGGGCTGTACCACAACCGCACGGCCTGGCTGGTCTTTGCCCGCCGTCTCCGCAGGGCCGGTTTCAGGAATCTGCACACCTTTGGCTACAACAGCTTCACCAAGGATTTCTGGCACGCTCTGGCCGGGTTGAAAACGCGCATTGAGGAGCTGTTGGCCACATCGCCGGACGGCAGGATCATTCTCATCGGGCATAGCCTGGGTGGATTGCTCTGCCGTTGCGCTTCTGGCGATCCCAGGTTTCGCGACAACGTGGCCGCCCTTGTCACCCTAGGGTCGCCTCACGGGGGCAGCGAACTGGCCTGGCTGGGCGGCAACCGCATGGCCCGAGGGCTCATCCCGGGCCGGACCATTCCCGAGGCCGTGGCCGAAGCGCCCGATCCGGACTGCCCCAAACTGGCCGT
The sequence above is a segment of the uncultured Pseudodesulfovibrio sp. genome. Coding sequences within it:
- a CDS encoding alpha/beta fold hydrolase; this translates as MPVRVFLYILLGLTLFTLLRYGIFLLSNALAGRLGLIRKETGGLGATVARGVVTAMAADVVALPSIVFLALPERPAAPTGTPVLMVHGLYHNRTAWLVFARRLRRAGFRNLHTFGYNSFTKDFWHALAGLKTRIEELLATSPDGRIILIGHSLGGLLCRCASGDPRFRDNVAALVTLGSPHGGSELAWLGGNRMARGLIPGRTIPEAVAEAPDPDCPKLAVYTLADDYVIPLDLLRTGRPGWDERVCAPMGHVWMLYSPEVADMVTGFLSPLQSAD
- a CDS encoding DUF4197 domain-containing protein encodes the protein MPVKYPVLPTLTLLLVLTLTWSAAPASAGWGDALKAAGDAGAKAAGLSVTPSQIESAFRELLSMGADSAVESLSADGGFSQLAATSLSLPDSYQKIAETVAPNLLANLNSAAESAVPAIGELFQKTIKTMEFANPSGLLSGKDDAVTSYFEDSARSGLSTNAAPLIKSALEQAGAGTALNAAQKLSAMTGTDFDPVSYLTEKTLDSMFLYMAKTEKDVRSGDLAVTSELLQKVF
- a CDS encoding DUF1786 domain-containing protein, producing the protein MTTTLCLDIGSGTQDVLLYSPDREIENCPKFVIPSPALQIGRRIEALRMQGKPIWLHGSNMGGGVTRFVNGHLKAGLKVATSESAAYTMADDLTRMASMGIDMAEECPDGYSPVRLTDFDEAWWRRFLDAAELPWPDQIAACAQDHGFHPGQSNRMGRFKLWQAMLSDGEGRPEALVYSKPPSMLTRLADLQRDIGGGPVADTGAAAVLGALYVDEIERLSHERGITLVNIGNSHLIAFLLFGGRIHGVYEQHTGCVDGEKLWADLAAFRCGCLSFEQVFDEKGHGCLCLDLPAEADGFAPTFVIGPRRAMLEGYDVDFPAPGGDMMLAGCFGLIKGLAMQR